Proteins encoded in a region of the Quercus lobata isolate SW786 chromosome 8, ValleyOak3.0 Primary Assembly, whole genome shotgun sequence genome:
- the LOC115957103 gene encoding eEF1A lysine and N-terminal methyltransferase homolog produces the protein MVASLSLVGCCIEEQILGGFKPKALCIGVGGGALLGFLRAQLGFEVVGIEADKEVLWVARRYFGLLGNESIRVIIGDAIDVIEKFIYHSNGVHEGENGSYLNDGSDDNNKFDANKVDLDSSDATNGTGAPPLEFIRKQVLLAAKSVLCDFGILAINVISPNRSFYEKLIYEFREVFHELYEIDVGNEENFVVVATM, from the coding sequence ATGGTGGCGAGTCTTTCGTTGGTTGGTTGTTGTATTGAAGAACAGATTCTAGGTGGGTTTAAGCCGAAAGCTTTGTGTATTGGTGTTGGAGGAGGGGCTTTGCTTGGTTTTTTAAGAGCCCAATTAGGTTTTGAGGTTGTTGGCATCGAGGCTGACAAGGAGGTTTTGTGGGTTgcgaggaggtattttggtttgTTAGGTAATGAGTCTATTCGGGTAATTATTGGCGATGCAATAGATGTTATAGAGAAATTTATATATCATTCAAATGGTGTTCATGAGGGAGAGAATGGTAGTTACTTGAATGATGGCAGTGATGACAATAACAAATTTGATGCCAATAAGGTTGATTTGGATTCTAGTGATGCTACAAATGGTACAGGTGCTCCACCATTGGAATTTATTAGAAAGCAAGTTCTTTTGGCTGCTAAGTCGGTCCTATGTGATTTTGGCATTCTTGCTATAAATGTTATTTCTCCAAATAGATCATTCTACGAGAAATTGATATATGAATTTCGTGAAGTTTTTCATGAGCTGTATGAAATAGATGTAGGAAATGAAGAGAATTTTGTTGTAGTTGCCACAATGTGA